The DNA window CGAGGCTCAGCCCCCCGTCCTCCAGCTCCTCGATCCGGCCCAGCGGGAGCCGGTTGATGTCGACCAGGTGGACGGGCCGCGCGACGTCCTCCTTCATCAGATCGACCAGGTTCGTCCCTCCCGCGATGAACTTCGCCGCCCTGCTCGTGGCGACGTCGTTCACCGCGTCCACCACGCGCTCCGGCCTCGCATAGGTGAAGCGATTCATGCCTTCCCCTCCCCCTCACCACGCTCACCACGCTCACCGTGCTCGCCCGCCTCGCCGCACGCGCTGCCCGGATCACGCTCGGCGGCCATCACCTGCTGGATGGCCGCGACGATGTTCGTGTACGCCCCGCATCGACAGAGGTTGCCGCTCATCAGCTCGCGCACGTCGTCCGCCGATTTCGCGCGCCGCTCTCTGATGAGCCCCGCCGCGGAACAGATCTGCCCCGGCGTGCAATAACCGCACTGGAAGGCGTCGTGCTCGATGAACGCCTCCTGCAGCGGATGAAGTGCCTCGCCCGCCGACAGCCCCTCGATCGTCGTGATCTCCGCGCCGTCCTTCATCACCGCCAGCGACAGACAGGCGTTGATGCGCTTGCCGTCGACCAGCACCGTGCAGGCCCCGCACTGGCCGTGGTCGCACCCCTTCTTGGCCCCGGTCAGCCCGAGCGACTCGCGCAGGAGATCGAGCAGGGTCGTCCATGGCGCCACCTCGACCTGCGTCAAGGTGCCGTTCACCCGCAAGGTGATCGGGTGCATCGCCACCACGGCGGGGAGCTGCCCTGACGTG is part of the Chondromyces crocatus genome and encodes:
- a CDS encoding (2Fe-2S)-binding protein, whose protein sequence is MSAARKLGATSGQLPAVVAMHPITLRVNGTLTQVEVAPWTTLLDLLRESLGLTGAKKGCDHGQCGACTVLVDGKRINACLSLAVMKDGAEITTIEGLSAGEALHPLQEAFIEHDAFQCGYCTPGQICSAAGLIRERRAKSADDVRELMSGNLCRCGAYTNIVAAIQQVMAAERDPGSACGEAGEHGERGERGEGEGKA